The following coding sequences are from one Burkholderia stabilis window:
- a CDS encoding acyl-CoA dehydrogenase family protein, with amino-acid sequence MLNAALALDPAPTSPPVAGDPAGRLSPLDAVIETVAARRDEFDRLSHVPRDVIALFRQAGIYRAGTPRRFGGDALAPTAFLDMIERIATADGSAAWVASFGSANVYLAALPLETQAELYASGPDQVFAGGLFPVQPAQAAAGGWRVNGTWKFASGCKGADWLGVGIAVPGAQDAAPNKPRTAVFRAADVEIVENWNVVGMQGTGSHDLRVNDRFVPEAWTFVRGGEPTVDEPLYRYPTVAYAAQVLAVVNLGLGRAALDVANRMSGGRQTTTGAPRLADRAYFRIELAKAEAQLRSARAFFYDATDTVWQSILAGNPVTPDQVSLLRLAATHIAREGASVVERAYRLGGTAAIYRSHPLQRLLRDAMVVTQHAFLAEGNFDGAGAVFTGVTPFPGYL; translated from the coding sequence ATGCTCAACGCCGCCCTCGCCCTCGATCCCGCACCGACTTCGCCGCCCGTGGCGGGCGACCCGGCCGGGCGGCTGTCGCCGCTCGACGCCGTGATCGAAACCGTCGCCGCACGTCGCGACGAATTCGACCGCCTGTCGCACGTGCCGCGCGACGTGATCGCGCTGTTCAGGCAGGCCGGCATCTATCGCGCGGGCACGCCGCGTCGCTTCGGCGGTGATGCACTCGCGCCGACCGCGTTCCTCGACATGATCGAGCGGATCGCGACCGCCGACGGTTCGGCCGCGTGGGTCGCGAGCTTCGGCTCCGCGAACGTCTATCTCGCCGCGCTGCCGCTCGAAACCCAGGCCGAGCTGTACGCGAGCGGCCCCGACCAGGTGTTCGCGGGCGGCTTGTTCCCGGTGCAGCCCGCACAAGCCGCAGCGGGCGGCTGGCGCGTGAACGGCACGTGGAAATTCGCGAGCGGCTGCAAGGGTGCCGACTGGCTCGGCGTCGGCATCGCCGTGCCGGGCGCGCAGGACGCCGCGCCGAACAAGCCGCGCACGGCCGTGTTCCGCGCGGCCGACGTCGAGATCGTCGAGAACTGGAACGTGGTCGGCATGCAGGGCACCGGCAGTCACGACCTGCGCGTGAACGACCGTTTCGTGCCCGAAGCATGGACCTTCGTGCGCGGCGGCGAGCCGACCGTCGACGAGCCGCTGTACCGCTATCCGACCGTCGCATACGCGGCGCAGGTGCTGGCCGTCGTCAACCTCGGCCTCGGCCGCGCGGCGCTCGACGTCGCGAACCGCATGTCGGGCGGGCGCCAGACGACGACCGGTGCGCCGCGCCTCGCCGATCGCGCGTATTTCCGCATCGAGCTCGCAAAGGCGGAAGCGCAGCTTCGCTCGGCGCGCGCGTTCTTCTACGACGCGACCGACACGGTCTGGCAATCGATCCTCGCGGGCAACCCCGTGACGCCCGACCAGGTCAGCCTGCTGCGTCTCGCGGCCACGCATATCGCACGCGAGGGTGCGAGCGTCGTCGAACGCGCGTACCGCCTCGGCGGCACGGCGGCGATCTACCGGTCACATCCGTTGCAGCGGCTACTGCGCGACGCGATGGTCGTCACGCAGCATGCGTTTCTCGCCGAAGGCAATTTCGACGGCGCCGGCGCGGTGTTCACCGGCGTCACGCCGTTTCCCGGCTATCTGTAA
- a CDS encoding aromatic-ring-hydroxylating dioxygenase subunit beta, which yields MMDDRNALFSQQTFAHAVEFVWREAEMLDRRDYRAWLDLWDPAGHYVVPIDPDATDFAATLNYVFDDHDMREKRVQRMLSGYSASASDAARTVRTVSRFTLESGSAETVELKSAQVVVAYKRGVATLFAADVTHRLHVDAEGEMRIVEKVVRLIDSTEALSAIGFLL from the coding sequence ATGATGGACGACCGCAACGCCCTTTTCTCGCAGCAGACCTTCGCCCATGCGGTCGAATTCGTGTGGCGCGAAGCCGAGATGCTGGACCGCCGCGACTATCGCGCGTGGCTCGACCTGTGGGACCCGGCCGGCCACTACGTGGTGCCGATCGATCCCGATGCGACCGATTTCGCCGCCACGCTGAACTACGTGTTCGACGACCACGACATGCGCGAAAAGCGCGTGCAGCGGATGCTGTCCGGCTATTCGGCATCGGCGTCCGACGCAGCGCGCACGGTACGCACCGTGTCGCGCTTCACGCTGGAGAGCGGCAGCGCCGAGACCGTCGAGCTGAAATCCGCGCAGGTCGTCGTCGCGTACAAGCGCGGCGTCGCGACGCTGTTCGCGGCCGACGTCACGCACCGGCTGCACGTCGATGCCGAAGGCGAGATGCGAATCGTCGAGAAAGTCGTGCGCCTGATCGACTCGACCGAAGCGCTCAGCGCGATCGGCTTCCTGCTGTAA
- a CDS encoding sensor histidine kinase: protein MRAARAGAMLVIRPRDAARLHPNPIMSFPDEDDFHRLLDALTTCVLLHDAHTKAIVWANRAACIALGFSVEELLPLKARDMTRPEPKYRREIGVGAMDRAMTDGPQVYEWCYRSRTGVDMLSEAIATYVPLHGRDVVMVQFRDISAEEAIRQQLRRYEARLREFMQDLDEGVAVVTPHGGAQFISESGRRVLGLAPDEALGEVLDYCTEADRDRLVAQLRDAPSTCPSEPQRYRIVRRDGSTCWLRITCRQVEIEGDLDGLLVQFRDVSDEVAIEDARRAEARMLEYAGRYNAMGEMATVIAHELSQPLAAVRNFIEGAVQRLNGRGNVDDAIWGLRSADRQAEHAALIIKSVREFIVKREPAVALADLRDILADVAYFIELRAKEAGVTVAIVQADAPLPIRCERVLIGQVILNLAFNAIEAFASCERVPRTLTLGTANVDGYAELRAIDNGPGIEEGAHDRLFDGFSSSKAGGNGIGLSLCKSIVTRHGGRIGASPASGGGLDCRVTLPLAGQHA, encoded by the coding sequence ATGCGGGCTGCGCGCGCCGGTGCTATGTTGGTCATCCGGCCGCGCGACGCCGCGCGCCTTCATCCGAATCCGATCATGAGTTTTCCCGACGAAGACGATTTCCACCGGCTGCTCGACGCGCTGACGACCTGCGTGCTGCTGCACGACGCGCACACGAAAGCGATCGTGTGGGCCAATCGCGCCGCGTGCATCGCGCTCGGTTTTTCCGTCGAGGAGCTGCTGCCGCTGAAGGCGCGGGACATGACGCGCCCCGAGCCGAAGTACCGGCGCGAGATCGGTGTCGGCGCGATGGATCGCGCGATGACCGACGGGCCGCAGGTGTACGAGTGGTGCTACCGGTCGCGCACCGGCGTCGACATGCTGTCGGAAGCGATCGCCACCTACGTGCCGTTGCACGGGCGCGATGTCGTGATGGTGCAGTTTCGCGACATCAGCGCGGAGGAAGCGATTCGCCAGCAACTGCGCCGCTACGAGGCGCGGCTGCGCGAGTTCATGCAGGATCTCGACGAAGGCGTCGCGGTCGTCACGCCGCACGGCGGCGCGCAGTTCATCAGCGAGTCGGGGCGCCGCGTGCTCGGGCTCGCGCCCGACGAAGCGCTCGGCGAAGTGCTCGACTACTGCACCGAGGCCGATCGCGACCGGCTCGTCGCGCAGTTGCGCGATGCGCCGTCTACATGCCCGTCCGAGCCGCAGCGCTACCGGATCGTGCGGCGCGACGGCTCGACGTGCTGGTTGCGCATCACGTGCCGGCAGGTCGAGATCGAAGGCGATCTCGACGGGCTGCTCGTGCAGTTCCGCGACGTCAGCGACGAAGTCGCGATCGAGGACGCGCGGCGCGCCGAAGCGCGGATGCTCGAATACGCAGGCCGCTACAACGCGATGGGCGAGATGGCGACCGTGATCGCGCACGAGCTGAGCCAGCCGCTCGCGGCCGTGCGCAACTTCATCGAGGGCGCGGTGCAGCGGCTGAACGGGCGCGGCAACGTGGACGACGCGATCTGGGGCCTGCGCAGCGCGGATCGCCAGGCCGAGCATGCGGCGCTGATCATCAAGAGCGTGCGCGAGTTCATCGTGAAGCGCGAGCCGGCCGTCGCGCTTGCCGACTTGCGCGACATCCTTGCCGACGTCGCGTATTTCATCGAGCTGCGCGCGAAGGAAGCCGGCGTGACGGTCGCGATCGTGCAGGCCGATGCGCCGCTGCCGATCCGCTGCGAGCGCGTATTGATCGGGCAGGTGATCCTGAATCTCGCGTTCAATGCGATCGAGGCGTTCGCCAGTTGCGAGCGCGTGCCGCGCACGCTGACGCTCGGCACCGCGAACGTGGATGGGTACGCGGAGCTGCGCGCGATCGACAACGGGCCGGGTATCGAGGAAGGCGCACACGACAGACTGTTCGACGGCTTCTCGTCGTCGAAGGCCGGCGGCAACGGCATCGGGCTGTCGCTGTGCAAGAGCATCGTGACGCGCCACGGCGGCCGGATCGGCGCGAGCCCGGCTAGTGGCGGCGGCCTCGACTGCCGCGTGACGCTGCCGCTCGCCGGCCAGCACGCATAG
- a CDS encoding tautomerase family protein, translating into MPTLEVFLPAGHDDARKAELIARLTGATVDAIGAPIESVRVLLTELPATHIGLGGRSAADGAPPSLPVIVAILIAGRTDAQKRALIAALSDAGANVLDAPLQTTRVIIKDIPNTDFGIGGQTARALGR; encoded by the coding sequence ATGCCCACACTCGAAGTTTTCCTGCCAGCCGGCCACGACGACGCACGCAAGGCCGAACTGATCGCGCGGCTGACCGGCGCGACCGTCGACGCGATCGGCGCGCCGATCGAATCCGTGCGCGTGCTGCTCACCGAATTGCCCGCGACGCACATCGGCCTCGGCGGACGCAGCGCCGCGGACGGCGCGCCGCCGTCGCTGCCCGTGATCGTCGCGATCCTGATCGCCGGGCGCACCGATGCGCAGAAACGCGCGCTGATCGCCGCGCTGTCCGATGCCGGCGCGAACGTGCTCGACGCGCCGTTGCAGACGACGCGCGTGATCATCAAGGACATTCCGAACACCGACTTCGGCATCGGCGGCCAGACCGCGCGGGCGCTGGGGCGCTGA